From one Triticum urartu cultivar G1812 chromosome 3, Tu2.1, whole genome shotgun sequence genomic stretch:
- the LOC125543995 gene encoding uncharacterized protein LOC125543995 isoform X1, with protein sequence MSQPLNSSRDASNPPATHRVLITNKHGEKLVGLLHPTGLNRIVVLCHGFTASKSSGVIVDLADAIIKQGISVFRFDFSGNGESEGIFQYGNYRKEAEDLHSVVSYLYQEKYDVAAVVGHSKGGDVVVLYASLYDDVRMVVNLSGRFYLEKGIEERLGKEFLDRINKEGYIDVTNKSGNVLYRVTKESLMERLNTDMRATSLSISKECSFFIVHGSADEIIPVEDAYEFAKHIPTHKLCVVEGADHCFTRHRKELSDAVVGFITSNKASDTTLEDQ encoded by the exons ATGTCGCAACCGCTCAATTCCTCCCGGGATGCTTCCAATCCCC CTGCTACACACAGGGTATTGATAACGAACAAGCATGGAGAGAAACTTGTGGGGCTGCTGCATCCCACGGGTTTGAACAGGATTGTAGTCTTGTGCCATGGCTTTACGGCCTCCAAG AGTTCTGGCGTTATTGTTGATCTGGCAGATGCAATAATAAAACAAGGGATTAGTGTCTTTCGCTTTGACTTTAGTGGAAATGG AGAGAGCGAAGGCATATTCCAGTATGGCAATTACAGGAAAGAGGCTGAAGACTTGCATTCTGTTGTCTCATATCTGTATCAGGAGAAGTATGATGTAGCAGCTGTTGTTGGTCACAGCAAAG GAGGAGATGTGGTTGTTCTTTATGCTTCCCTATATGACGATGTCCGTATGGTTGTTAACCTATCCGGCCGATTTTATTTGGAGAAAGGCATTGAGGAACGCCTAGGGAAAGAATTTCTTGACAGAATAAATAAGGAAGGTTACATTGATGTCACAAACAAGTCAG GAAATGTTTTATACAGGGTAACAAAAGAGAGCTTGATGGAACGACTGAACACTGACATGCGTGCAACAAGCCTCTCCATTAGCAAGGAATGCAG cttcttcatagttcatggTTCTGCTGATGAGATCATTCCCGTGGAAGATGCATATGAGTTTGCAAAGCATATACCGACCCACAAACTGTGTGTCGTCGAGGGAGCAGATCACTGCTTCACCAGACATCGTAAAGAACTTTCTGATGCTGTAGTGGGTTTCATTACATCCAACAAG GCCAGTGATACCACGCTAGAAGATCAATGA
- the LOC125543995 gene encoding uncharacterized protein LOC125543995 isoform X2: MSQPLNSSRDASNPPATHRVLITNKHGEKLVGLLHPTGLNRIVVLCHGFTASKSSGVIVDLADAIIKQGISVFRFDFSGNGESEGIFQYGNYRKEAEDLHSVVSYLYQEKYDVAAVVGHSKGNVLYRVTKESLMERLNTDMRATSLSISKECSFFIVHGSADEIIPVEDAYEFAKHIPTHKLCVVEGADHCFTRHRKELSDAVVGFITSNKASDTTLEDQ, translated from the exons ATGTCGCAACCGCTCAATTCCTCCCGGGATGCTTCCAATCCCC CTGCTACACACAGGGTATTGATAACGAACAAGCATGGAGAGAAACTTGTGGGGCTGCTGCATCCCACGGGTTTGAACAGGATTGTAGTCTTGTGCCATGGCTTTACGGCCTCCAAG AGTTCTGGCGTTATTGTTGATCTGGCAGATGCAATAATAAAACAAGGGATTAGTGTCTTTCGCTTTGACTTTAGTGGAAATGG AGAGAGCGAAGGCATATTCCAGTATGGCAATTACAGGAAAGAGGCTGAAGACTTGCATTCTGTTGTCTCATATCTGTATCAGGAGAAGTATGATGTAGCAGCTGTTGTTGGTCACAGCAAAG GAAATGTTTTATACAGGGTAACAAAAGAGAGCTTGATGGAACGACTGAACACTGACATGCGTGCAACAAGCCTCTCCATTAGCAAGGAATGCAG cttcttcatagttcatggTTCTGCTGATGAGATCATTCCCGTGGAAGATGCATATGAGTTTGCAAAGCATATACCGACCCACAAACTGTGTGTCGTCGAGGGAGCAGATCACTGCTTCACCAGACATCGTAAAGAACTTTCTGATGCTGTAGTGGGTTTCATTACATCCAACAAG GCCAGTGATACCACGCTAGAAGATCAATGA